A window of the Cannabis sativa cultivar Pink pepper isolate KNU-18-1 chromosome X, ASM2916894v1, whole genome shotgun sequence genome harbors these coding sequences:
- the LOC133032483 gene encoding reticulon-like protein B6 — protein sequence MAERTESAEAKSESLIEKITEKIHGHGDSSSSSSDSASEQVKPESPSSVKTKIFRLFGRERPVHQVFGGGKRCMLRLSP from the exons ATGGCTGAGCGAACTGAGAGCGCGGAGGCGAAATCGGAGTCTTTGATCGAGAAGATTACAGAGAAGATCCATGGTCATGGCGACTCTTCATCCTCCTCATCCGACTCTGCATCGGAGCAAGTGAAACCGGAATCTCCGTCTTCTGTTAAGACCAAGATTTTCAGGCTTTTTGGGCGAGAAAGACCAGTTCACCAGGTTTTCGGTGGAGGAAAAC GTTGCATGCTCAGGCTCTCACCTTAA